Proteins encoded together in one Aminipila butyrica window:
- a CDS encoding M15 family metallopeptidase — MKRQKRIIYLSVALVALLLLGGYAVGHLKEGSFFGLGGEGSKQANDSPKGSENGKPPVVVESSESVKRRAALKKDLEQGLFLLVNKENSVSRDYKPEDLTAVKYFAPDRPEQGRYLRAKAADAFHELSEAAAAEGYEIIVTTAYRSYGFQETLYSNYVKTHGQAEADTFSAQPGKSEHQTGLAADVSSPSVQYQLTRDYIDTPEGKWLNDNAYKFGFIIRFPKGKEDITGYVYEPWHIRYVGKTAAKEIFDEGLTLEEYVEKEI; from the coding sequence TTGAAAAGGCAAAAAAGGATCATCTATCTATCTGTGGCACTGGTAGCACTTCTGCTTTTAGGCGGGTATGCAGTCGGGCATCTGAAGGAGGGGTCTTTCTTTGGGCTGGGCGGAGAAGGTTCCAAGCAAGCAAACGATTCACCGAAGGGTTCCGAGAATGGAAAGCCTCCGGTAGTGGTAGAATCTTCGGAAAGTGTGAAAAGAAGGGCAGCATTAAAGAAAGACCTGGAGCAAGGACTTTTTCTTCTGGTTAATAAGGAAAATTCAGTAAGCCGGGATTATAAACCGGAGGATTTGACAGCAGTCAAATATTTTGCACCAGACAGGCCGGAGCAGGGACGTTATTTACGGGCAAAGGCCGCAGATGCTTTCCATGAACTATCCGAGGCAGCGGCAGCAGAGGGGTACGAAATCATCGTTACCACGGCTTACCGCTCGTACGGTTTTCAAGAGACCTTGTATAGCAATTACGTGAAAACTCATGGACAAGCAGAAGCAGACACCTTTAGTGCTCAGCCGGGGAAAAGTGAACATCAGACTGGGTTGGCCGCAGATGTCAGCTCGCCGTCTGTGCAGTATCAGCTGACCAGAGATTACATTGATACCCCAGAAGGAAAGTGGCTCAATGACAACGCCTATAAGTTTGGCTTTATCATCCGCTTTCCCAAGGGAAAAGAGGACATTACCGGGTATGTGTACGAGCCGTGGCATATCCGTTACGTAGGTAAAACAGCGGCAAAGGAAATTTTCGATGAGGGACTGACCCTCGAAGAGTATGTAGAGAAGGAGATTTAG
- a CDS encoding TfoX/Sxy family protein, which yields MGELSKLPNIGKEVERQLIDVGIESIEELQELGAEQAWLKIQEIDESACIHRLLALEGALQGVKKIFLEKDRKAELKAFYQEHKMF from the coding sequence ATGGGAGAATTGTCCAAGCTGCCCAATATTGGTAAGGAAGTGGAACGCCAGCTGATAGATGTGGGCATCGAGAGCATAGAAGAGTTGCAGGAGCTGGGGGCGGAACAAGCCTGGCTAAAGATACAGGAAATCGATGAATCGGCCTGTATTCATCGGCTGCTGGCTTTAGAAGGTGCTTTGCAAGGGGTAAAGAAGATCTTTTTGGAAAAAGATCGGAAGGCAGAATTGAAGGCCTTTTATCAGGAACATAAGATGTTTTAA
- a CDS encoding IMP dehydrogenase: MAHYFDEPSRTFNEYLLIPGYSDKNCTPDNVSLRTPIVKFKKGEEPAITMNIPLVSAIMQSVSDDRMAVALAKEGGVSFIFGSQSIESQVAMVRKVKSHKAGFVTSDSNLRPDQTLADVLELKARSGHSTIAITDDGTAAGKIQGIVTSRDYRVSRLSPTTKISEFMTPFSALIYAEEGCTLSEANDMLWDHKLNALPIIDKNQRLTHFVFRKDYDSHKDNPNELLDDHKRYVVGAGVNTRDFEERIPALVEAGADVLCIDSSEGFSEWQKETIAFVRAKYGDTVKIGAGNVVDGEGFRYLAEAGADFIKIGIGGGSICITREQKGIGRGQATATIDVAEARNKYFEETGIYIPICSDGGIVYDYHMTLALAMGSDFIMLGRYFSRFDESPTNKLMVNGTYVKEYWGEGSNRARNWQRYDLGGDSKLKFEEGVDSYVPYAGSLKDNVTLSLNKVKSTMCNCGSLSIPELQRDSKITLVSATSIVEGGAHDVILKNTDNSSVR; this comes from the coding sequence ATGGCACATTATTTTGACGAACCATCGAGAACATTTAACGAATATCTGTTGATACCGGGGTATTCTGATAAGAATTGCACACCGGACAACGTGAGCCTGCGGACTCCCATCGTCAAGTTCAAAAAAGGGGAGGAACCGGCAATTACCATGAATATTCCGTTGGTGTCTGCCATCATGCAGTCGGTATCTGACGACAGGATGGCTGTGGCCTTAGCAAAGGAAGGCGGAGTCTCCTTTATATTCGGTTCTCAGTCCATTGAAAGTCAGGTGGCTATGGTCCGTAAAGTGAAGAGCCATAAGGCCGGTTTTGTAACCAGCGATTCGAACCTGCGACCAGATCAGACCCTGGCAGATGTACTGGAATTGAAAGCGCGAAGCGGACATTCCACCATTGCTATTACGGACGACGGTACGGCAGCCGGTAAGATTCAGGGCATTGTCACCAGCAGAGATTACCGGGTGAGCAGATTAAGCCCAACCACTAAGATCTCGGAATTCATGACTCCATTTTCTGCATTGATTTACGCGGAGGAAGGATGCACCTTGTCCGAGGCTAACGATATGCTATGGGATCACAAACTGAACGCTTTGCCAATCATCGATAAGAATCAGCGGCTGACTCACTTCGTATTCCGCAAGGACTACGATTCTCATAAGGACAATCCAAATGAGTTGCTGGACGACCACAAGCGGTATGTGGTAGGCGCTGGCGTGAATACCAGAGACTTTGAAGAGCGGATTCCAGCTCTGGTAGAAGCCGGAGCAGACGTGCTGTGCATCGACTCTTCGGAGGGTTTCTCGGAATGGCAGAAGGAGACCATTGCCTTTGTACGGGCTAAATACGGCGATACCGTGAAAATCGGTGCTGGCAATGTGGTGGATGGCGAGGGTTTCCGCTACTTGGCAGAAGCCGGGGCGGACTTTATTAAAATCGGTATCGGCGGCGGGTCTATCTGCATTACCAGAGAACAAAAGGGTATTGGCCGCGGACAGGCTACTGCTACCATCGACGTGGCAGAGGCTCGGAACAAATATTTTGAAGAGACAGGTATTTACATTCCAATCTGCTCTGACGGCGGCATCGTTTACGATTACCACATGACCCTGGCCCTGGCCATGGGTTCAGATTTTATCATGCTGGGCCGGTATTTCTCCAGATTTGATGAATCACCGACCAACAAGTTGATGGTCAATGGTACGTATGTAAAGGAATACTGGGGCGAAGGGTCCAATCGAGCTCGGAACTGGCAGCGGTATGATTTGGGCGGCGACAGCAAGTTGAAATTTGAAGAAGGCGTGGATTCCTATGTGCCATATGCCGGAAGTCTTAAAGACAACGTGACCCTTTCTTTAAACAAGGTGAAATCCACCATGTGTAACTGCGGATCCCTGTCTATTCCAGAATTGCAGCGGGATTCGAAGATTACCTTGGTTTCAGCTACCAGCATCGTGGAAGGCGGAGCACACGACGTTATCTTGAAGAACACCGACAACAGTTCTGTTCGATAA
- a CDS encoding CoA transferase subunit A yields the protein MSKIKSLTEAVSFIKDGDSILAGGFYGNGTPKLIVDELIRQGQKSLTIVNNDGNTVEKGVGRLVASGQTKKLVCSWCGRLPIAPQLAEEGKMELELCPQGTLAERIRCGGYGLGGVLTRTGLNTIVEETMAERVTLKGKDWLYHEPIRGNVAIIEADRADEAGNLIFHLTQRSFATVMCFAADLVIVEVNQKIEPAGSFHPSEIHVPGVVVNILVQGEKNEQ from the coding sequence TTGTCTAAAATAAAGAGTCTAACAGAAGCAGTTTCCTTTATCAAAGATGGAGACAGCATTTTAGCTGGGGGGTTTTATGGAAATGGAACGCCAAAATTAATTGTTGATGAATTGATTCGACAGGGTCAAAAAAGTCTTACTATTGTCAATAACGATGGTAATACGGTAGAAAAAGGAGTGGGCCGATTAGTCGCCAGTGGCCAAACCAAGAAATTAGTTTGTTCTTGGTGTGGAAGGCTGCCAATTGCACCACAGCTTGCTGAAGAAGGAAAAATGGAATTGGAGCTTTGTCCTCAGGGAACCTTAGCAGAGCGGATACGTTGTGGAGGATATGGCTTAGGAGGCGTACTGACCAGGACCGGATTAAATACAATTGTAGAAGAGACAATGGCAGAGCGTGTAACGTTAAAGGGAAAGGATTGGCTGTATCATGAACCAATCAGAGGAAATGTAGCAATTATAGAAGCGGATCGGGCTGATGAAGCCGGAAATTTAATTTTTCATTTGACCCAGAGATCTTTTGCTACCGTGATGTGCTTTGCAGCAGATCTGGTGATTGTGGAAGTAAACCAAAAAATTGAACCTGCGGGCAGTTTTCATCCGTCTGAAATCCATGTGCCTGGAGTGGTTGTCAATATTCTTGTACAGGGAGAAAAAAATGAACAGTAA
- the guaA gene encoding glutamine-hydrolyzing GMP synthase — MQQEKIIVLDFGGQYNQLIARRVRECNVYCEVHPYTVSLEKIKELAPKGIIFTGGPNSVYGEDSPQCPEELYKLGIPILGLCYGAQLLAHQLGGKVETAPVSEYGKTELTVNKDSVLFKNVAEKTVVWMSHTDYISKAPEGFQVVASTDSCPIAAMQCPEKGFYAMQHHPEVNHTVEGTKMLEAFVKDVCGCKGDWKMDSFVEETIKSIKEKVGTGKVLCALSGGVDSSVAAVLLSKAVGKQLTCVFVDHGLLRKDEGDEVEAVFGPKGHYDLNFVRVKAQERFYKQLAGVEEPEQKRKIIGAEFIRVFEEEAKKIGAVDFLVQGTIYPDVIESGLGKSAVIKSHHNVGGLPDHVDFKEIVEPLRMLFKDEVRKAGLELGIPEYLVYRQPFPGPGLGIRIIGEVTAEKVKIVQEADFIWREEIAKAGVDKDINQYFAALTNMRSVGVMGDFRTYDYAVVLRAVTTTDFMTAESAEIPWEVLGKVTTRIVNEVAGVNRVFYDCTGKPPATIEME, encoded by the coding sequence ATGCAACAGGAAAAGATTATTGTACTAGACTTTGGCGGCCAGTATAATCAGCTAATCGCAAGGCGGGTACGGGAATGCAATGTGTATTGCGAGGTTCATCCGTATACAGTGAGTCTGGAAAAGATTAAAGAGCTGGCACCAAAAGGGATTATTTTTACCGGCGGACCGAATAGCGTTTATGGGGAGGATTCCCCTCAGTGTCCAGAGGAATTATATAAGCTGGGGATTCCTATTTTAGGCCTTTGCTACGGTGCTCAGCTTTTGGCACATCAGTTGGGGGGAAAGGTGGAAACTGCGCCCGTTTCTGAATATGGCAAGACAGAGCTGACCGTCAACAAGGATTCCGTGCTTTTTAAGAATGTTGCAGAAAAGACTGTGGTCTGGATGAGTCATACGGACTATATCTCAAAGGCACCGGAGGGTTTCCAGGTAGTGGCATCTACCGATAGCTGTCCAATTGCAGCCATGCAGTGCCCGGAAAAGGGTTTTTATGCCATGCAGCACCATCCAGAGGTAAATCACACGGTAGAAGGCACTAAGATGCTGGAGGCTTTCGTGAAAGATGTCTGCGGCTGTAAGGGAGATTGGAAGATGGATTCTTTCGTAGAGGAAACAATTAAGTCCATCAAGGAAAAGGTTGGAACAGGAAAAGTGCTTTGCGCCCTTTCCGGCGGAGTGGATTCTTCTGTAGCAGCTGTGTTGTTGTCTAAAGCAGTGGGCAAGCAGCTGACTTGTGTGTTCGTGGACCACGGCCTGCTTCGAAAGGATGAAGGCGACGAGGTGGAGGCTGTATTCGGACCGAAAGGACATTACGATTTGAACTTTGTCCGCGTAAAGGCCCAGGAGCGGTTTTACAAGCAGCTGGCTGGCGTAGAGGAACCGGAGCAGAAGCGAAAGATCATCGGAGCAGAGTTTATTCGGGTGTTTGAAGAAGAAGCAAAGAAGATTGGTGCTGTTGATTTTCTGGTTCAGGGAACCATCTATCCAGATGTAATCGAAAGCGGTCTTGGCAAGTCGGCGGTAATCAAGTCCCATCACAACGTGGGCGGTCTCCCGGATCACGTGGATTTCAAGGAAATCGTTGAGCCTCTCCGCATGTTGTTTAAGGACGAGGTTCGCAAGGCGGGTCTGGAACTGGGTATTCCAGAATATTTAGTATACCGGCAGCCGTTTCCGGGTCCGGGTCTTGGCATCCGAATTATCGGTGAGGTGACTGCTGAGAAGGTGAAGATTGTTCAGGAAGCAGATTTTATCTGGCGGGAAGAAATCGCCAAGGCGGGCGTGGATAAGGATATCAACCAGTATTTTGCGGCACTGACCAATATGCGGTCGGTAGGCGTAATGGGCGATTTCCGTACTTACGATTACGCAGTAGTGCTCCGGGCCGTGACGACGACGGATTTCATGACGGCGGAGTCCGCAGAGATTCCGTGGGAAGTGTTGGGCAAGGTGACGACGCGAATTGTAAACGAAGTAGCCGGGGTAAACCGGGTGTTCTACGATTGTACGGGTAAACCGCCTGCGACGATAGAAATGGAATAA
- a CDS encoding sigma-54 interaction domain-containing protein translates to MDNNLNLEQAKQFINSIVMAVVDRDGKYTFVSDGWVKVIGIPAEHVISKYSWHILPDTHTKQVLKTGKPLVAKSVFSTNGSPLFTNYIPIYDENGAVNGCYLFASLIGMEDARDTAQEIIRLSNQVDYYKDELSKERGAKYRIDQIIGQSPLIKEMKNQIIAASRSSSTVLIEGETGTGKELVAHSVHALSSRRAGNFIRVNCSAIPIELMESEFFGYKGGSFTGANRGGKVGRFELANEGSIFFDEINALSPVIQPKFLRVLQEREIDPIGGGQSIPIDVRVIAASNAPLEQLVESGNFRQDLYYRLNVIKITIPPLRERKEDIPLIAEYLLKQLNCELSMMITGFDPTAMELLMQYDWPGNIRELRNSIESAMNKTGDFALQAADFDRLSERGFQKIKNRALISKSFNLKQSKESLEYDMICAALKHTGGNRSNAAKLLGISRPVLYEKIEKLGIASEEGKQRN, encoded by the coding sequence TTGGATAATAATTTGAATTTGGAACAGGCAAAGCAATTCATTAATTCGATTGTCATGGCAGTGGTGGATCGTGACGGGAAATATACCTTTGTCAGCGATGGCTGGGTTAAAGTAATCGGAATTCCTGCAGAGCATGTAATCTCTAAGTATTCCTGGCACATATTGCCGGATACCCATACCAAACAAGTGCTAAAGACCGGCAAACCTTTAGTAGCAAAATCGGTCTTCAGTACCAATGGTTCCCCTTTATTTACGAATTACATTCCCATATACGATGAAAATGGTGCGGTTAACGGATGTTACTTGTTTGCTTCTTTAATAGGAATGGAGGATGCCCGCGATACAGCACAAGAAATTATCCGCTTGTCCAATCAAGTTGATTATTATAAAGACGAGCTTTCCAAAGAACGTGGGGCCAAGTACCGCATTGACCAGATTATTGGCCAAAGCCCTCTCATTAAAGAAATGAAAAATCAAATTATTGCAGCCTCCCGCTCCTCTTCTACCGTATTGATTGAAGGAGAAACAGGAACTGGAAAAGAACTGGTCGCACACTCTGTCCATGCATTAAGCAGCCGTAGAGCCGGGAACTTTATCCGAGTAAATTGTTCCGCCATTCCAATCGAACTAATGGAATCCGAATTCTTTGGATATAAAGGAGGATCCTTTACCGGGGCCAACCGTGGTGGCAAAGTAGGCCGATTTGAATTGGCCAACGAAGGAAGTATCTTTTTCGACGAAATCAATGCACTATCCCCGGTTATCCAGCCAAAGTTCCTGCGTGTTCTGCAAGAAAGAGAAATCGACCCAATCGGCGGCGGACAAAGTATCCCTATTGATGTACGGGTTATCGCTGCCTCAAATGCTCCCCTGGAGCAACTTGTAGAATCCGGGAACTTTCGTCAGGACCTTTATTATCGGCTGAATGTAATAAAAATTACCATTCCTCCTTTAAGAGAAAGAAAAGAAGACATCCCTCTTATTGCAGAATATTTATTGAAACAGTTAAATTGCGAACTCTCCATGATGATTACCGGCTTTGATCCAACCGCTATGGAATTGTTAATGCAATATGACTGGCCTGGCAACATCCGTGAGCTGCGTAATTCTATTGAATCTGCCATGAATAAGACCGGCGATTTCGCATTGCAGGCTGCTGATTTTGACAGGCTATCTGAGCGTGGCTTTCAAAAAATTAAAAACCGGGCCTTGATTTCAAAAAGCTTTAACTTGAAGCAATCAAAGGAAAGCCTCGAGTATGATATGATTTGCGCCGCACTAAAGCATACTGGCGGAAATCGTTCCAATGCCGCAAAATTGCTAGGTATTTCCCGCCCTGTTTTATATGAAAAAATCGAAAAATTAGGAATTGCAAGTGAAGAAGGGAAACAACGCAATTAA
- a CDS encoding MBL fold metallo-hydrolase, with amino-acid sequence MNYGRIITKNLLKYYEVAPDVFAAITPNRGLCWSNAGFINKGKGLVYDTFFDLNHAAELKAFCTDLQGHGPQYVVNSHYNCDHTWGNQVFSDSVIIMHKNAVQERLSEDPKMWDRIIREGHKGGVGEQWIQNQIKGFDLTGVKWQDPDILIEANTKIMLDDMEVDIINVAPSHSESDLLLWLPKEKVVYCGDVVFGGAIAYSAEGMKLWSKALDFIVDELKPEIVIPGHGGICGIEFVKECKDYFSTVMSEFEKHYEDDLSPLEIAKKCDISEFLHWLQPYRLFINILALTNDRRGLPTPADWNYFAAEMSNLKAFQDQKYGVIPWDPMSSWAE; translated from the coding sequence ATGAATTACGGTCGAATTATTACGAAAAATCTGCTTAAGTACTATGAGGTAGCACCTGATGTTTTTGCTGCAATCACCCCAAATAGAGGCTTATGCTGGTCGAATGCTGGATTTATCAACAAAGGAAAAGGTCTTGTTTATGACACCTTTTTTGATTTAAATCATGCCGCAGAATTAAAGGCCTTTTGTACAGATCTACAGGGACATGGCCCTCAATATGTAGTAAATTCTCATTATAACTGCGATCATACATGGGGCAACCAGGTGTTTTCCGATTCAGTAATCATCATGCATAAAAACGCCGTTCAAGAAAGACTAAGCGAGGACCCCAAAATGTGGGATCGCATTATTCGTGAAGGTCATAAGGGCGGAGTAGGTGAACAATGGATTCAGAACCAAATAAAAGGGTTTGATTTAACAGGCGTAAAATGGCAGGACCCAGATATACTCATTGAAGCAAATACCAAAATCATGCTGGATGATATGGAAGTTGATATTATTAATGTTGCACCGTCCCATTCTGAAAGTGATTTGCTGCTTTGGCTTCCGAAAGAAAAAGTAGTTTACTGCGGCGATGTAGTATTTGGCGGAGCAATTGCTTATTCTGCAGAGGGAATGAAATTATGGTCAAAGGCACTTGACTTTATTGTGGATGAGCTGAAACCAGAAATAGTGATTCCTGGTCATGGCGGAATCTGCGGTATTGAATTTGTCAAAGAGTGCAAGGATTATTTCTCAACGGTAATGTCAGAATTTGAAAAGCATTATGAAGATGACTTGTCTCCATTAGAGATTGCTAAAAAATGTGATATTTCCGAATTCTTACATTGGCTGCAGCCTTATCGCCTCTTTATTAATATTCTGGCACTTACCAATGATCGCCGGGGATTGCCTACTCCAGCCGATTGGAACTACTTTGCGGCTGAAATGTCCAATCTAAAGGCTTTCCAAGATCAAAAATACGGTGTCATTCCTTGGGATCCGATGTCCTCCTGGGCGGAGTAA
- a CDS encoding transcriptional regulator, whose protein sequence is MSQEKNLLHLCENCLQGLHAVMDTAKPQSANPLLNQKLFLLETALSEFQKKHIDFEQICDRLSDALYITDKDGTATYANVAYQNLRHLITSSLEEKSYLEINNPQLGSDTYTAQVLAQVLQSGKPAQIQISLSKANQTAYISASPIFDELGVLQYAAAQGCLLPAAQTASSLQNTGVTASISHEKASTDQTGQAPYTPYLERSDYSLKKSVENFEREILLDTIAQYGSKRKAAAALKMDHSTLIKKCQRYGI, encoded by the coding sequence ATGAGCCAAGAAAAAAATCTCTTACACCTATGTGAAAATTGCCTGCAAGGGCTGCACGCTGTCATGGACACAGCTAAACCTCAGAGCGCTAATCCCTTGTTGAATCAAAAGCTCTTTTTGCTGGAAACCGCCTTGTCGGAATTTCAAAAAAAGCATATTGATTTTGAACAAATCTGCGACCGCCTGAGCGACGCACTTTATATAACCGATAAAGACGGAACTGCCACTTACGCCAATGTAGCCTACCAAAATCTTCGTCATTTGATAACGTCATCACTGGAGGAAAAAAGCTACCTGGAGATCAACAACCCACAGCTTGGTTCCGATACTTATACCGCCCAAGTTCTGGCCCAGGTCCTCCAAAGTGGAAAGCCTGCCCAAATTCAGATTTCTTTATCCAAAGCAAATCAAACTGCTTACATATCTGCAAGCCCTATTTTTGACGAACTGGGTGTGCTCCAATACGCTGCCGCCCAAGGCTGCCTTCTTCCTGCTGCACAAACTGCTTCCAGCCTTCAAAATACAGGCGTTACGGCATCCATATCTCATGAGAAAGCCTCCACAGATCAAACCGGACAAGCACCTTACACCCCTTACCTGGAGAGGTCCGACTATAGTCTAAAAAAGTCTGTAGAGAATTTTGAACGAGAGATTCTTTTGGATACGATTGCCCAGTACGGCTCCAAGCGGAAAGCTGCTGCTGCCTTAAAAATGGACCATTCTACCTTAATAAAAAAATGTCAACGCTACGGGATTTAA
- a CDS encoding LeuA family protein gives MIIKNENYCLGDFNFLEDVKKMVDMPTAVSIYDLTLREGNQTPGCVMRKEEQIAIAIELDKLGVDFIEFFPAVSKDDEWVVNELVSNNMLKHAKVSALVRPRTIDMELAIKTHAQHIFLEGAGNMITAGTMNYKSVDEIIQSFVDTIKVAHDHGMTVTACPWDIGKVEDISVVEKWVRALAEAGAEDICYADTFGYTLPWTTHYMIKKYREWAGPDTIISCHFHNDYGLATASTLAAVAAGAKRVQVGFNNLGERAGNAAIDEVALNLEVNMGIKSGINLASLYPLSKKIGEITKKPVGGKKPVTGEETFMMGSGIIVEALSRLAVDGNENCFLPFRPELVGQPPFTTVYGKGAGRNMIKRFVQKMNLEATEEQIQQILLAVKEESMLIKNLISEFRVEQIVKETLKK, from the coding sequence ATGATTATTAAAAACGAAAACTATTGCCTTGGAGATTTTAACTTTTTAGAAGATGTAAAAAAAATGGTTGATATGCCTACAGCGGTATCCATTTATGATTTAACACTTCGAGAAGGAAATCAGACGCCGGGATGCGTTATGCGTAAGGAGGAGCAGATTGCAATCGCAATCGAATTGGATAAGCTGGGAGTGGATTTTATAGAATTTTTCCCAGCCGTTTCCAAGGACGATGAGTGGGTTGTCAACGAGTTGGTTTCTAACAATATGTTAAAGCACGCTAAAGTTTCCGCTCTGGTTCGTCCAAGAACAATAGACATGGAACTGGCAATCAAAACTCATGCTCAGCACATCTTTCTTGAGGGCGCGGGAAATATGATTACGGCAGGAACCATGAATTATAAAAGTGTGGATGAAATCATCCAGTCCTTTGTGGATACGATTAAGGTTGCACACGATCACGGTATGACAGTTACCGCTTGCCCGTGGGATATTGGAAAAGTGGAAGATATCAGTGTCGTAGAAAAATGGGTGAGAGCTTTGGCAGAAGCCGGTGCAGAAGATATTTGTTATGCAGATACTTTTGGCTACACACTTCCTTGGACTACCCATTATATGATAAAGAAATACAGAGAGTGGGCAGGTCCGGATACCATCATATCATGTCACTTCCATAATGATTATGGTCTTGCAACGGCAAGTACCTTAGCAGCAGTAGCAGCAGGTGCAAAACGAGTGCAGGTTGGATTTAACAATCTAGGTGAACGTGCAGGTAATGCTGCAATTGATGAGGTTGCTTTAAATCTGGAAGTAAACATGGGCATCAAATCAGGAATTAATTTGGCGAGCCTATACCCGCTAAGCAAAAAGATTGGCGAGATTACAAAGAAACCTGTTGGTGGAAAGAAACCGGTCACGGGGGAAGAAACTTTCATGATGGGCTCCGGAATTATCGTAGAAGCGCTATCTAGATTAGCTGTAGATGGGAATGAAAACTGCTTCCTGCCATTCAGACCAGAGTTAGTTGGACAACCACCATTCACAACCGTTTATGGAAAAGGTGCTGGCAGAAATATGATAAAGAGGTTCGTACAAAAAATGAATCTGGAAGCAACTGAAGAACAAATTCAACAAATTCTTCTGGCTGTAAAAGAAGAATCAATGCTGATTAAGAACTTGATTTCAGAGTTCCGTGTAGAGCAAATTGTTAAAGAAACATTGAAGAAATAG
- a CDS encoding MFS transporter, with product MDKLIKTNPRAKYHTAVGCFCGNLFDFYDLTILSLILTFITKEFDLSLSQAGMLGTLTLVGCGISILITGWISDHKGRKTSLLFSLIGFSILTAAIGFSTTYIHILLLRFLAGVCLGGVIITVGTYMSETWPAAIRARATTIVMTSSGFGIVMASTLVKVMLPVYGWRSLFFFALIGLVAAVYVLIFVPESPVWLKLQQDKKEGIISGAKKNSTFMQDIGELFSAEHRKKTILGTIVAFAAQMGFWGYMYWLPTMLIQERGISALVAAGIIATGQIGLIAGGPCVGLLADKIGRKKAMMIIMIAGGCWLPFYVAQQSLSMLYIGSIIMMLLFTYPGLFTTWYPEMYPARIRSLAYGFTFNFGRMLSALAPFTLGALGAVIGLKGAITVAGCIYLCGGLLAFFLPETFRKQDQKEEAIEA from the coding sequence ATGGATAAATTAATTAAAACCAATCCCAGAGCAAAATACCATACCGCTGTTGGTTGCTTCTGCGGAAACCTATTTGATTTTTATGATTTAACAATATTATCCCTCATCCTTACCTTTATTACAAAAGAATTTGATTTATCCCTCTCGCAGGCAGGTATGCTGGGAACCCTTACTCTGGTTGGGTGTGGTATCAGCATTTTGATAACGGGATGGATTTCGGACCATAAAGGAAGAAAAACATCATTACTATTTTCCCTGATCGGATTCAGTATTCTAACAGCAGCCATTGGATTTTCAACGACTTATATCCATATCTTACTCTTAAGATTTTTAGCCGGAGTGTGCCTTGGAGGAGTAATTATAACGGTTGGAACCTATATGTCTGAAACCTGGCCTGCAGCCATAAGAGCAAGAGCGACGACCATTGTCATGACCTCTTCTGGATTTGGGATTGTGATGGCATCTACATTGGTAAAAGTGATGCTGCCGGTATATGGATGGAGATCTTTGTTTTTCTTTGCGCTAATTGGACTGGTTGCAGCGGTTTATGTACTTATTTTTGTTCCAGAGTCTCCTGTCTGGTTGAAATTACAGCAGGACAAGAAGGAAGGAATTATTTCCGGAGCGAAAAAGAACAGCACATTTATGCAGGACATTGGAGAATTATTTTCTGCTGAACACCGCAAAAAGACAATTTTAGGTACTATCGTGGCATTTGCAGCACAGATGGGCTTTTGGGGATACATGTATTGGCTGCCAACTATGCTCATTCAGGAAAGAGGAATCTCCGCACTTGTTGCCGCTGGAATCATAGCCACCGGACAAATCGGATTAATCGCTGGAGGACCTTGTGTGGGTTTACTGGCCGATAAAATTGGAAGAAAGAAAGCAATGATGATTATCATGATTGCCGGAGGATGCTGGCTGCCATTCTATGTTGCACAGCAAAGTTTAAGTATGCTTTATATTGGTAGCATAATTATGATGTTACTATTTACCTATCCAGGTCTATTTACCACCTGGTATCCGGAAATGTACCCTGCAAGAATAAGAAGCTTAGCATATGGTTTCACTTTTAATTTTGGGCGTATGCTTTCTGCTTTAGCACCTTTTACACTGGGTGCATTAGGAGCTGTAATCGGACTAAAAGGAGCAATTACCGTTGCTGGATGTATTTATTTATGCGGAGGGCTGTTGGCATTTTTCTTGCCAGAGACGTTTCGAAAACAGGATCAGAAAGAGGAAGCGATAGAAGCATAA